The following proteins are co-located in the Spinactinospora alkalitolerans genome:
- the yaaA gene encoding peroxide stress protein YaaA encodes MLILLPPSEGKATTGDGPPLDLSALSLTEVTGARERVLAALEELCAGPVERAREVLGLSAGQTDAVRRDRELRTAPTLRAAELYTGVLYDALRLPELLSGDAAGVARESVLVFSGLWGAVGVTDPLPPYRLSMGVKLPPLGALGAFWRTHLNDLLDKHADGRLVIDCRSAAYAAAFKPGTDTAARTVTVRVLRETTVDGTVKRSVVSHMAKATRGEIAHALLAARAAPETPEELAAALNDLGHTAELGAPARAGSPRVLNVVVRG; translated from the coding sequence ATGCTGATCCTGTTGCCGCCGTCCGAGGGAAAGGCCACCACGGGGGACGGGCCGCCGCTGGACCTCTCGGCTCTGAGCCTGACCGAGGTGACCGGGGCCAGGGAGCGCGTGCTGGCGGCGCTGGAGGAGCTGTGCGCTGGGCCGGTCGAGCGGGCCCGCGAGGTGCTGGGGCTGTCCGCGGGGCAGACCGACGCGGTCCGGCGCGACCGTGAGCTGCGCACCGCGCCGACCCTGCGCGCCGCCGAGCTCTACACCGGCGTGCTCTACGACGCCCTGCGGCTGCCGGAGCTGCTGTCCGGGGACGCCGCCGGGGTCGCGCGCGAGTCGGTGCTGGTCTTCTCCGGTCTGTGGGGCGCGGTCGGCGTCACCGACCCGCTGCCGCCCTACCGGCTGTCGATGGGGGTGAAGCTGCCCCCGCTGGGCGCGCTGGGAGCGTTCTGGCGCACGCACCTGAACGACCTCCTCGACAAGCATGCCGACGGGCGGCTCGTGATCGACTGCCGCTCGGCCGCCTACGCCGCCGCGTTCAAGCCCGGGACCGACACCGCCGCCCGCACGGTCACCGTCCGGGTGCTGCGGGAGACGACGGTGGACGGCACCGTCAAGCGGTCCGTGGTCAGCCACATGGCCAAGGCGACCCGCGGTGAGATCGCCCATGCCCTGCTGGCCGCCCGCGCCGCTCCGGAGACCCCGGAGGAGCTGGCCGCGGCGCTCAACGACCTCGGCCACACCGCCGAACTCGGCGCCCCCGCTCGCGCGGGCTCCCCCCGCGTCCTCAACGTCGTCGTGCGCGGCTGA
- a CDS encoding DUF7455 domain-containing protein — translation MTGTLAPTQPLTAADRCDRCGAQAYVRVVLNSGGELLFCAHHMRKHDDSLRRIASEIQDETDRLHSTPATAAENER, via the coding sequence GTGACTGGAACCCTTGCCCCCACCCAGCCGCTGACGGCTGCTGACCGTTGCGACCGTTGCGGAGCGCAGGCGTACGTCCGAGTGGTTCTCAACTCCGGTGGCGAACTGCTGTTCTGCGCGCACCACATGCGCAAGCACGACGACTCGCTCCGTAGGATCGCCTCGGAGATCCAGGACGAGACCGACCGACTCCACTCGACTCCGGCCACGGCCGCTGAAAACGAGCGTTAG
- a CDS encoding GNAT family N-acetyltransferase, giving the protein MNDWAGRVAADWPALHVEQRGGWRLGYSEGVTKRANSAFALEPGARAEVPEEFYPARGLAPCVQVWRGGEALDAELAGRGYRVVDPSLVMERELGERPPAGEDVAVAAGRGRAWREVRAEPDASGRAAEVTGRIMDRAAMGYAVHGSGLARGCAALNGEWVGVYAMFTRPEARGTGLGAAVLDALLRWGHDKGARRGYLLVTEDNAAARALYRRAGFGAVSGYHYRVLDSPGPRSGG; this is encoded by the coding sequence GTGAACGATTGGGCCGGGCGCGTGGCGGCCGACTGGCCGGCGCTGCACGTGGAGCAGCGCGGCGGGTGGCGGCTGGGGTACAGCGAGGGCGTGACCAAGCGGGCCAATTCGGCGTTCGCGCTGGAGCCGGGCGCCCGCGCCGAGGTGCCGGAGGAGTTCTATCCGGCCCGGGGACTGGCGCCGTGCGTGCAGGTCTGGCGGGGCGGCGAGGCGCTGGACGCGGAGCTGGCCGGGCGGGGCTACCGGGTGGTGGATCCCAGCCTGGTCATGGAACGGGAACTGGGGGAGCGGCCCCCGGCGGGCGAGGACGTCGCCGTCGCTGCGGGCCGGGGACGGGCCTGGCGGGAGGTGCGGGCCGAACCGGACGCGTCCGGCCGCGCCGCCGAGGTGACCGGGCGCATCATGGACCGGGCCGCGATGGGCTACGCCGTCCACGGCAGCGGTCTCGCGCGCGGTTGCGCGGCGCTGAACGGTGAATGGGTCGGGGTCTACGCCATGTTCACGCGTCCCGAGGCGCGCGGCACGGGGCTGGGCGCAGCGGTGCTCGACGCCCTGCTGCGTTGGGGCCACGACAAGGGGGCCCGGCGCGGCTACCTCCTGGTGACCGAGGACAATGCCGCCGCACGCGCGCTCTACCGGCGGGCCGGGTTCGGCGCCGTCAGCGGGTACCACTACCGGGTGCTCGATTCCCCCGGGCCCCGGAGCGGAGGCTGA